The following are from one region of the Actinoplanes sp. L3-i22 genome:
- a CDS encoding serine hydrolase, whose amino-acid sequence MTGAPIDMDALIELTESAGYGPHDPVVAGAGEVFLAQGRTATGAPFTADTLVYLASVSKQITAACAALLVRRGRLDPESALARWMPELPGWARTVRVRHLIHHTSGLPEGVHLDDLLRAEPERTTAGVLGALRRIDRLAAEPGTEFRYSNAGYVCLAVVVERAAGRPLPEFAHEHVFTPLAMPSSRYWTGPAPHPPGAAPLDPLVPAPLSPGDGGVWSTARDLMRWNAALDRDELGVTALLQTPGHLDDGTPLDYGWGLAVRTHAGHRVYSHAGSWPGSSTQLLRFADRSAGFVIIALDDDMDRLGALTLALARALGDLIGRPGEGRR is encoded by the coding sequence ATGACGGGGGCACCGATCGACATGGACGCACTGATCGAGCTGACCGAGTCGGCCGGGTACGGCCCGCACGACCCGGTCGTGGCCGGCGCGGGCGAGGTGTTCCTGGCTCAGGGGCGCACCGCGACCGGTGCGCCGTTCACCGCCGACACGCTCGTCTACCTCGCGTCGGTGTCCAAGCAGATCACCGCCGCCTGCGCGGCGCTGCTCGTCCGGCGGGGCCGGCTGGACCCCGAGTCGGCCCTGGCCCGGTGGATGCCCGAGCTGCCCGGCTGGGCGCGAACCGTGCGGGTCCGCCACCTGATCCACCACACGAGCGGCCTGCCCGAGGGCGTCCACCTCGACGACCTGCTGCGCGCCGAGCCGGAGCGCACCACCGCCGGCGTGCTCGGCGCCCTCCGCCGGATCGACCGCCTGGCCGCGGAGCCCGGCACGGAGTTCCGCTACAGCAACGCCGGCTACGTCTGCCTGGCCGTCGTCGTCGAACGCGCCGCCGGGCGGCCGCTGCCGGAGTTCGCCCACGAGCACGTGTTCACGCCACTGGCGATGCCGAGCAGCCGGTACTGGACCGGCCCGGCACCACATCCACCGGGCGCCGCGCCACTCGACCCGCTGGTGCCCGCGCCGCTGTCGCCGGGTGACGGCGGGGTGTGGTCGACGGCCCGGGACCTGATGCGCTGGAACGCGGCGCTCGACCGCGACGAACTGGGCGTCACCGCGCTCCTGCAGACGCCGGGTCACCTGGACGACGGCACCCCGCTCGACTACGGGTGGGGCCTCGCCGTCCGCACGCACGCGGGCCACCGGGTCTACTCGCACGCCGGCAGCTGGCCCGGGTCGAGCACGCAGCTGCTGCGCTTCGCCGACCGGTCCGCCGGGTTCGTCATCATCGCCCTGGACGACGACATGGACCGCCTGGGCGCCCTGACCCTGGCCCTCGCCCGCGCCCTCGGCGACCTGATCGGCCGGCCCGGCGAGGGCCGGCGATGA